Within Sporosarcina sp. PTS2304, the genomic segment ATCGTGTCGTATCGAGTAATGGCATATCTAACACCACAATATCTGCTTCAATATTTTTCGTAAGGTCATTCCATTCCTGTAGGATTCCTTCTTTGTTTCGACCAAATCGATCCAGCGAATGGATATACAAAATGTCGCCTTTTCGGATAATCATTTTAAGCAATTGATAGTTTACACGTTCAAAGTTTTTTCCGCTTTGCTTATCCAAATAAATATCGCGTTCATTAATACCCAATCTTTTCATAGCTTCCAATTGCCGATCTTCTTTTTGATCTTTGCTGCTGACGCGTATGTAACCAAATTTGCGTTGTTCCATAATTCACCTCGAAAAAGATTCTTTTCTCTTATTATACCTAAAAACATTTCGTAAAAGTGTATGCAAATTAATGAACGTTCGTAAAGTGTTTTAATACGTTTATGGACATTCTTTCCGCTGTTTTTGAATCCTTTTTAAATCGTTCGTAAAAGAGTACTTTAACAAACTCCCTTATAACACAGAAAAATAATTACCCACTCGTAAAAAACACAAATTCTTATAAAACCCCACAAACCACCTCACTTCCTCCCAAAATACCGCCACAACCGATACTCACAAATCTCCTTCACCCACTCAAACAACACCCCTTCATGCTCCTCCGCCACAACCAACTGCGGAGCAAACCATCCATCCTCAAACGTAATCAGCCCTTTAGAAGCATCACTCCACTTCCTCATCGGCATGTTCGCAATGAGGCGTGAAACTCTCCCTTCCTCATACACATACAACGACTTTCCTTGCTTGTCTGAGAAATCAGCCTCTCTCCGATACCGCTTTTCCATCAAATAGCGATGAAAGAAAGGGGCGACTTCTTCCGCTGTTACAGGCTCATACCACGCACTTGGACCTTTCGTCAGCATATAGTGCAAGACGACCATTTTATAACTTTTTGTCATAGAGGTACGAGATACTTCGATGAGCCAGTCTTTATATAGAGTCAGGACTTCCTGCTCCGCTTCGTTCAACTCGCCAGCAGCTTGCAGGAAAAGGGCGTATGTTTTGAACTTCTTCTTGATCTCTTCGGCATCTTCATTCGCTTTCAGATGAAATTCTAAATAGCTCGGGCGTCTTCCGAGTTCTGTTTTTAGATCAAAGTAAGCATAGAGGAGACGTTGTTGGATCGGTTCGTTTTGTTTCATGACTTCCAACAAGTTAATAACAGCCGTGTCAAAATGAAAATCGAAATAGTGCGGCTCGGTGAATGTATCGTTGGTGATTTTTGCAGGTAAGTCGCTATCTTCGTGGAACACTTGAAATTTCTTACGTGCATTGCGGTAATTTCCGATCAGGTCAATAATAACACAATGGGATTTTCCGTCTGCGATTCGTAACCCGCGTCCGATTTGTTGAGTGAAGACGGTGAGGGATTCGGTCGGTCTTACGAAAAGTAATGTATCAACTGATGGAATATCAACACCTTCGTTGAATAGATCGACGGTGAAGATTATATCGAGTTCGCCGTTTTCGAGCAGTGTACGTGCGCTTGTGCGTGTATGGCGGTCTATGTTGCTATGCAGGGCGAGTGAACGGAAGCCTGCTTGTGTGAAATGTTCGTGCAAATAAATCGCTTGCCGGATAGAAGAGCAGAAGCCGATCGTGCGGGTCTGTTTCTGTTTGATCCATGCATTCAGCACAGCGTCGGCATAGCTTTCGCGCAGTTGCAGGCGCAATAGTTCCTCTTCATCGTAGCGATTGTTGCGCCACTTTAATTGGCTGTAGTCAGTGTCGTCCCATACGCCGTAATAGATGAAAGGGGACAGCCAGTTTCGTCGGATCGCATCTAAAAAGTGGATGGAGATGGCTACGTTGCCGTCACATAAGCTGTAGACGTCTTTGTTGTCGAGACGGTCGGGTGTAGCGGTGAGTCCGAGTAGAAATGATGGCTGGAAATAATCGAGTACGCGCTCGTATGTAGTCGCTGCGGCATGATGGAATTCGTCTACTATGATCAGGTCGAATGCGTCAGGTGCAAATTGTGTCAAGTGATAGTGCCGCGCTAGTGTCTGCATCGAGGCAAAGACGATATCCGTGTCGTGCTGTTTTTCCCGACCGTTGTAAATTCCACTTGTACGGTCGGGGAAAACTCGTGTAAATGAGTGCTGTGCTTGTATGAGCAGTTCTTCCCTGTGCGCGATGAACAGTACACGCGAGTAGGATTTAGCAAAGAACGCTGCTAGATAAGTTTTGCCGAGTCCTGTCGCAAGGACGGTCAAAGCCTTTTCATAGCCGCTTTCCACCGTTTCGTGCAAGGCATCGAGTGCGAGCTGCTGTGCGGGACGTGGAGTGAGTTTGCTCGACAAGTATGTATCGCTTGGCTCGGCAATTTGTTGTTGTGCTGTTGCGCCAAAGGTCATTTCGATTTCTGTTTGTGGATCGAGTGTGGCGCTGAATGGCAGTGCTTTATTCGTTTCATCAAACCGTTCGCGGTAGCGTTCGATCTGTTCTTTGTTGAGTTTGACGGTATTCGGTGATAGAAACATCTTCATGAATTCATCCGCAGCCGTTTCGAAAAGTTCTGCGTCTACGGTGGATGGTGCGTAGAGATTCCATTCGACCCCGTTCGTTAGTGCGGATTTCGATAAATTGGATGAACCGATGATGACCGTGGACTGATCTGCTGATTTGAACAAATACGCTTTCGGGTGGAAAGAAGTGCCGCCACTTTCGACTAGATGGATTTCAGCAGTAGGCAACTCGTCAATGAGCAGTTGTAAGGCGTCTGGTTGTGTAATGGATAAATAGTCACCTGCCAGGATTTTGATCTCAGCACCACGGGTAGCAGCTTCACGCAGTGCGGGTAATACTTCATTGACTCCTGTTTTCATCAAAAAGGCAGTTAGCCAGTAAATTGTATCGGCTTCTGCAGTGAGTGTTGTCAAATCTTTTATCAAATGACGCGTCAGTAATCGTAGTTTAGTCATCATGTACTTCCACTAAGAAGATCCGTTTATCAAATCCGCCACGAATCGTTGCTTTACTGGCACGGATAGTTTCGAGTTCTTCGATTGACGCGCCGTGGATAGTAGCTGCTGCGTGAATGAGTTCAAGCAAATCCGCCAATTCTTCCAATGAATCTTGCGTAGTTTCGGCACGTTCATACTCCGCCAGTTCTTCACGCATTTTTTTCGTTACTTCTATAGAATAGTCAGATGCGTCCAATGTTTTTGTGACGCACGTCTTTCCGTCCTTTTCAATAATTGCGGGAATGAGATTGCGGACGAGTTTATTGTAGATGGGCATAGAACCCCTCCTTGGTAGTTTGATTTCCTATATTCTACCATAGTATATCAACAACTAGTAAGATAACAGAATGTTCTTTCAATAAATGTTACTTAACAGTATTCAAAAGCTATTTTCTGTTATATACTGGCAGTAGGGGAAATAAGTTTTCAGGATGTACCGCTGACGGCACGCCGTATGCGATGAAAGTCGCCTGTATGGTGTAGGCCCGAAACGAAAGCCGAAAGGTATAAGTCGGGAATAGCCAAGTGTTAGGTTTACAACCAGCAACAAATGTGCAGGGGAGTAGCTATGACCATAACGGGACAGATTATGGAGTGACAAATAAAATCACCTGGCAAGACAGTCCGTCCACCGGTTCGTTGACGTATACGATAAAGCGTAGTTTAGTAAATAATATTGACGAGGCATATATCATGGCCCAAGGAATAGCAAGTGGCACAGGAGAGTATCTCGATGTACTCTTTACTGGAACCCCCCCTCCTGTTTATTACTATTTCATTGAAGTGACGGATGGTGTAGATGTCGTTGTCTCTCAGTCGGTTAAAGTAGTAACTGTGGAAGATATGAAATACACTTCAAACAATTCTTATCAAACCGACAACCCTGATGCTCTACTTTACAACCCCGCAACGGATTCATACGACCCTGCATAACAACGTATCGGCAATCTGAGATGTTTCTCGGATTGCCTGTTTACAAGAGGTGAGGACATGTGGAAGACGATTGAAATGAATCGTGATAATTATTTGTCGTTCCAACAGCTTCTCGTCCCAGCGTTTTTGAAGCCGTTGCAGTCAGCGGATGCGACGGTATGGGGGATCGGGTTACTGGAAGGGACGGCTCCTGTAGGCGAACTGCTGGCGAAACTAGATAGGGAGGCGAAGACCGCGAAGATTGTCCATTTCCTCATTCGGACGGCAACAGACTATGTCGAGGCGGTGGAATATTTACTGCGCGCTGCGGAACGTTCGCTGTGGCAGGATGGGTGGACTGTTACCGATGCAGTAGTGACGGTGAGTCGGGAAGTGGAGGCGGTCAGTTCGCTGTTTACTAGTCGGGGGTTTCGCAATTCGCAAATGGTTCATAAATTTGTGATGGATTTGAAGAACATACAGAACGGGGATTGGATATGGCGGTTGGAGAAGCCGGCACATTTAGACATTGTCCCTTGGTCGGAGCAAGTCGTGAAGGATCTTGAGCAACAAGTGTCGAATGGGAAATTAGGGCAGATCCCTCACGCTGTCCGTATACAGGATGTCACGCGAATCGATTCAGATACTAGTTTCGCACTGTATGCATCAGGGGAACTGGCGGGCTGGTTTGTGTGTGAACGAATCGCTGCCAATATGTTGCTCATTCCTAGCATTTACGTGAAAAAGTCGGCTGCTACGCGGTTGGGCGGGGTGTTGCTGTATGCGGAACTTGCCAAAAGAGTGTTTGCTAATGGGTGCTATGTCACTTTTTTTGTCCATAATACGAATCAAAATATGTTGCGGTTGATCTCTAGACGATTTAAGGAATGCATTATTCATGAAGCGACGACGATTCAATGTGTGGCTACATGACCAATAGAGTATGTGTGAAGTGAAAAAGAATCTCTCGGCTGTGAGTCAGTCGGGAGATTTATTTGTGTAGTTCGTCCGTATGATAGGAGGATTATTAAAATATAATAGAAAAATGTTAAATTATTATGTGAAAACTGCTGTATTTTACAAAAATTCCTGCAATTTATTGACTACCCTACTAAAATAGTAAATAATGAATAGTAACAAATAGTATCTATTTCGTCTATCTTATAAGTACTTAGAATTACTATAAAGTATAATTTTTCCTGTATTTTTTGAGAGTTGGGAGGTGAGACCGTATGTTTACTCCACCAGATACAGAACTATATAACGAATTACTAGGCACGATCTCTACGAATTTGCTGTTGGTCGGCTTACTCGTTATGGCGTTCGCAAGCTATACTACGATGGCTCTGTATGAACGGATGCAGAAACCGAGTTTTTTTAGGCGCGAGGTTTGGCTCGTGTTAACTTCTTTATCATTGGCGTTCGGGATGTGGGCGATGCATTTTGTGTGGATGAACGCGGTCTCTCTTCCATTGGAAATGGGCGTTAACTACGCGATTGGCATTCTATCATTCATTCCGGCGTTCTTTTCTGCTTTACTCGCTTTCTATTTAGTCGATGGGCCAATGAAGTCTTGCTGGCGATATACGTTAGCTGCAGTCATTCTTGCGGAAGGTATGACGGCGATGCATTTCATCGGGATGCAAGCAATGATTGTAGAGGCAGTGATCTTCTATGATTGGCAGTTATTGCTAGCAGGAAATATTGTCGGTGGACTCTTTGTCTATTTGATGCTCCGATTTATCAGTAGTTCGAATCGTCCGATGGTGAGAAAGTTAATGGCGCCTATATTTTTAACGATTGGGACTGTGATGATGCATTATTTGGGATTGATTGGCACAAAATTTTATACAGGTAGTGATCAATCATTCGCTGATCATACGGTGAGTCATATGGGTGTCATGAATACGTTCATCGGAATCGGCGTAGGGATTTTATTGGTCGGTATGTTATTGACGACATATATCGATGGCTACGTGGACTATTGGATCCAAAACTTTGATGTGTTGACGAAATTGCCGAACCGCCGAAAATGGGAGAGGAAATTGGGCGATGAACAGGCGATTGGGGATATCGCGATTTGGAATTTTCCTGATTTGCCACGCATCAATCAGTTATACGGCTACCAAGTCGGGGATGCTTTTTTACAGGATGTGGCAGCCGTTTTCACGAAATGGAAGCCGCAATATGCACAATTGTATCGAGTGAGCGGCAATCGTTTTTTATTTTATGTGGACCAAACAGGCCGAACGGTGGATTTCTATAAAAGTTTGATCGTGATTCAAACTCAACTTGACCGGTTACTATTGATTAAGCGGAAAGAAATGCGCTATACGTGCGGATTGGCGAACGCTGATGCGGAGAAAACGGTCAAGCATTTGTATAAAGATGCGATGCGTGTGGTGGAACGTGCGACCGAAGCGCGTGAATGGGGCTTGCGGACGTTCAATCCCGCTGTACACGGGGTTTCTTACGAGCAGGACGTGTTGCGAGATATAACGAAAGCGCTAGACGACAATCAATTGTATTTGGTGTATCAACCGAAAATTGTAGGAAAGACCGAGGCGTTTGATAGTGTAGAGGCATTATTGCGTTGGAAGCATCCTGAACTGGGTGTCATTTCTCCTGCTGTTTTTGTTCCTATTTTGGAGCGCGACGGACGCATGGGAGAGGTGACAGACTGGATTATTCGGGAAGTATGCGAACAGATCCATGCGTGGGATGGTAGGAAAATTTTCGTTCCGCAAGTAGCGATCAATATTCCGGGCGACTATGTGGCCAATCCGCAATTATTGGATACGTTGTGGAAAGAAACGCAGACACATTGCATCGAACCGAACCGGATTGAATTGGAGATCACGGAAACGAGTACGGCGAAATCTATCGGACAAGCAATTGCTGCGATGAAGCGTTTTAAGCGATATGGTTTTTCAGTGGCGCTGGATGATTTCGGTACGGGGGTTTCGTCATTATCCTATTTACAGCAACTACCTATTACTACTCTTAAAATCGATAAATCATTCGCGGATATTGTGCCAGCTTCATTGAAAGAATGTGCGGTGTTGCACGCTATTTTAATGATCGGTCAATCTATGGATTTACGGATGGTCGTCGAAGGGGTCGAGAAGAAAAGTCAGGTGGATTTCTTATTGAACTTACAGCCGGACTTGATTTTTCAAGGATATTACTACGCGAGACCGATGGCGGCGGATCAGTTAGTGGATTGGTTAGCCGAGTGGAAGCAAGCGAAAGTAGTTCAGCAGTAGACGACAGTTGTGCAGAATTCAGTGATTTGCCATAGATTGCTAGATAGATTCTATGGTATAGTAGTCCTATAAATGAATGGAACGATAGGTGTATGAATCGATCATAGTGTCTGAGAGGGTGGAAGAAGTTGGCGAATGATTCGGGGATTTTATTGGAAAGCGGTACGAACGAGTTGGAGATTGTCGGATTCGAAATGGGTGGCAACCGCTATGGCATCAACGTGATTAAAGTAAAAGAAATTATTATGCCATTGGCGATCACTCCTATTCCGCATGCGCATTTTGCGGTGGAGGGGATTATTCAGTTGCGCGGTGAAGTGTTGCCGGTCGTGAGCATGGAGAAAATCTTAGGAATGGCACCGTCCGCCACTCCTTCTGAGGAAAAGTACATCGTAGCGTCGTTCAACAAACAGACAGTCGTATTCCAAGTGCACAATGTGACACAGATCCATCGAATTTCCTGGAATCAAATCGAGAAACCATCAGGCATTTATGCGGCGGAAAATTCACAAGTGATCGGGGTCATTAAACTCGATGGGGAAATGCTGTTGCTGTTGGATTTCGAGAAAATCATTTTGGATATTAATCCAGACGCAGGTATTAATGTTGAGCAAGTGAAGAAATTAGGAAAGCGGGAACGTTCAGATAAGCGTATTTTGATCGCAGAAGATTCCCCGCTGCTGCGTAAATTGCTTCACGATACATTGAATGAAGCAGGTTATATGAATTTGGATTTCTATGAAAATGGTCAAGATGCTTTCGATTATTTGGAGAGCTTGGTAGCCGCCGATGTGGATATTAAGAAAGAAGTCCAGCTAGTCATTACGGATATTGAAATGCCGCAGATGGATGGACATCATTTCACGAGACGTATCCGTGAAAATCCAAAACTTGCGGGTCTGCCGATTATCATTTTCTCTTCATTGATTACCGATGATTTGAAGCATAAAGGGATCAGCGTCGGTGCAGATGATCAAGTGAGTAAGCCTGAGATTGCCGAGTTGGTCTTGAAGATTGATAAGTATATATTGTGAGATATGAAGACTTCCTGTTGCAGGGGAGTCTTTTTTTATTTGGGATGCGCGGCGTGGATGTCTCTCCGCTCATAGAATGCGCGCGTCCGCTCATAGAGTGCGTCGAAGCGCTCATAGAGTGCGCGCGACCGCTCATAGAGTACGTTGAAGCGCTCATAGAACCCACGCGACCGCTCATCGAATCCACACCACATCCGAAAAACATAAGCAAAAGGAACCAATTTCAATACGTTGCGTAGACTAGGCAGGGCGGGGCTAGTGGAATCTGTTAAAATAATGGGTAAAACTAGAATATGGACGGGTGAGTGTGATGGTGGAGCGAATATTGATTGTGGAAGATGAAGAAAGTATTGCGCGTGTGTTGCAACTGGAGTTGGAGTTTGAGAAGTATGAGACGGGAATTGCGCATACGGGGACGGATGGGTTAATTTTGTTTCGGGAGCAGTCGTGGGATTTGGTGTTGTTGGATTTGATGTTGCCCGGGCTGAATGGTTTGGATGTGTTGCGGCGGATTCGATCGCATGATTCTGATACGCCGGTGTTGTTGCTGACAGCGAAAAATGATGTGGAGGATAAGGTCAAAGGGCTGGATCTCGGGGCGAATGATTATATTACGAAACCGTTTGAGATTGAGGAATTATTGGCGCGGATTCGTACGGCGTTGCGTGTGGCGGGGCATGATAAGTCAACGCAGGGAGATCCCGATTTGCTGGAGTTTGCAGATTTGTCGCTACACCAGTTGTCGCGGGATGTGACGCGTGGCGGTCATCCGATAGAATTGACGCCGCGGGAATTTGATTTGTTGCAACATTTATTGAAGCATCCGAATCAAGTGTTAACGCGAGAGCAGTTGCTAGATGCGGTGTGGGGATATGATTACTACGGCGATACGAATGTTGTCGATGTGTATATTCGGTACGTGCGCAAGAAAATAGATGTAGGGGAAGTACCGCTTATTCAGACGGTGCGCGGTGTCGGCTATGTGCTGAAGGAGCCGGTGCATGAAGCTTAAGACGAAAATTCATCTGTTTTCGACGGTGCTGATGCTCTGTATTTTGACGCTAAGTAATATAGGAATTTATTTCATTTTTAAGCAGTTGGCGTTTACGACGGAATATCAGCAGTTGATCCATCGGTCGAAGGAATTGACGGAAGGGTTGAGCCGCGTACAGGATGAGGATGAGGTCGGGGATGTATTGCGGACTTACATTAATCCTGAGAGCTTGCTGCGAATAGTGGATCAGGACGGGCAGATTCTCAAAACTACACAGTCTACGAATGAGTTGAAAAGCTATACACCGACGTTTGACGAGGGTGCTGATTATACGATTGGCATGGTGCAAGGGGCAGCGGTGATGATGACGCGTGTGCCGATTATTTATACAGACGGCGATATTGCCTATGTGGAAATAGTGCAGTTGCTGCGGGATTCGAGTCGTAGTTTACGTTTGCTGAAGTTCATCTTATTCGGTGTGACGGTGCTTGCGATGGTTCCGATTACGTTGTCGAGTATGACGCTCGGGAAAGTGTTGATTCAGCCGATTAAGAAGTTGATTGCGACGATGCGTGCCAGTCGGAGGTCAGGGAAGTATGAAAAGTTGGTAGCTTCTGAGGGAAAGGACGAGTTGGCGGAAATGAGCCAGACGTTCAATGAAATGATGGAGCAGTTGGAGCAAAATTATCATAAGCAGGAAATGTTCGTGTCGAATGCTTCTCATGAATTGAAGACACCGCTGACGATCATGGAAGGCTATGCGCGGTTACTGAAGCGCCGCGGTTTTGATAATCGGCAAGTGGCGGACGAAGCAGTGACCGCCATTTTGAATGAAACGGGCCGGATGAAAGAGTTGATCGAGCAAATGCTGCAGTTAGCGAAGACTAAGGATCCGCTAGCATTTACTTTTTCGCAAGTGGATATTAATCAGCTGATCGATGAAGTGATCGAGCCGTTGCGCGTGTCGTCTGGACGAGACATTCAGTTTGTGTGGGAAGGGCGGCTGCCGGCTTCCACGGATGAAAAACGATTGAAACAATTGCTGTTCATTTTATTGGATAATGCGAGGAAGTACAGTGAGGGGGAAATTATTGTACGCGCCATGCTGGAGGAGCGTGCAATTGTGATCGAAGTGGAAGATGCGGGTGAAGGAATTGATGAGAAGCATTTGCCGCATTTATTCGACCGCTTTTATCGTGTACAGGAAGACCGTGCGCGTAAAACAGGAGGCACGGGGCTGGGCTTGTCGATTGCCAAAGATGTAGCGGACGGCATACGCGCACAATTGCAAGTGGAAAGTGGGCGTGGACAAGGAACGACGATGCGTATTATACTGCCTCGATGATTCTCATGGAACTCTAATGATAGGGTGATATATTCATAGAAAGAGGTGAGTGTGATGGGTTGGTTGAAAAAGCCTTTAGTGTTGACTGTTATCATAGCGATAGTCGTTGTGGCGGGCGGCAATTGGTATATCAAACAAATGACGCAAGAGGAGACAGTGCCTATAGAAGAAGTGAAAATGCGCTTAGAGTCGATGTATCAGGGCAGTGTGGAGCAGCTGACCGATGCGGACGTAGAGTATCAAGCGGAAATTTTGCGAAATGGTGCGTTGTATAGCGCGACGGTGGATCGCAAGACGGGAAAGGTGAAAACGCTGGAATTGCTGAAGAAAGCAGAGCCGACAGTCGTTGTAAAGTCTGAACCCGAGAAGCCGATAGAAAAGCCTGCCAACGAGCCGGTGGAGGAACCAGTTACTCCGAATGAAAAGCTACCTGTTATAGAAAAGCCTGCATCCCAACCGGTTTCTGAAAAGCCCATAGAGAAGCCGAGACCACAACCGGTTCCTGCACCTATTGAAAAACCAAAGCCACAACCCCAGGAAAAGAAACAGTCGGTCGTTTTGACGGAGCAACAAGCGATTGCGATTGCGCTCGGACGCCTTCATGCGAAAGTGCCGGTTGAAGTGGATGATGTGGATTTTGTCCCGACGCAACAGGGAGGCTATTATTTGGTAGAGTTGGATCTCGATACGGATGCGGAATTGGATGAAGTCGTGTACCAAATCCATGCGATTTCGGGGAAAATCATGTCGGAGAGTTGGGATGATTGAGGAGGATGGTGTTCGTTTAGAAGTTGGAGTGGGGTACGTGACTCTTCTTTCTTGGTGCAGAAAAATGATGTACGTGTGAGGATTCTCCCGAGAGAAACCGGACGCGTCCCCTCCGGAAAGCGTATCGTCTGGAAGCGCAAGCCGCATGACATTCTAAGTCAGCCTTGCTCCATCTACTAAACGAACATAAAGTACCTGACAAGTCCAATAGTTTTCATCACATATAAAGAGTGATCAAACGGTCTTGCGGTCTTTTCCGCATAGTAGATGACTGTAAAGACCCTTTCTGCTACACTACGAACAAAGGGAGTGGGAAGCCATGAAAGTGATCATTGCGCCGGATGCATTTAAGGGGAGTTTGACAGCGAAAGAAGCGGCCCACGCGATGAAACGAGGTATAGAACATGTCTTTTCGGATGCTACTATCATCTGCTTGCCTATCGCAGACGGTGGCGAAGGGACGCTGGAGGCCTTGGTTTCTGCAACGAATGGACGGTATAAAGAAACGATCGTGCAAGATCCGCTCGGACGTTTGATCCCAGCGAAGCTTGGTGTGCTTGGCGATGGAAAGACGGCTGTAGTGGAGCTGGCGCAAGCATCGGGTATTACGTTGCTGGCGGAAGAAGAGTTGGATCCGTTGAAAGCTTCGACGTATGGCACGGGCGAGTTGATACGTTTTGCGCTGGATGAAGGTTATCGCAAATTGATCATCGGGCTCGGTGGCAGTGCGACGAATGATGGGGGCACCGGAATGCTTGAGGCGCTCGGGGTGCGTTTTTTTGACGCGGCGGGCAGATTGTTGAAAATGAATGGCGGGGCGCTGTCATTGATCGCTTCAATCGATGACACGGAGTTAGATGAGCGCTTGCATAGTACACAAATAGTAGTAGCTTCAGATGTTGAAAATCCGTTAGTAGGAAAAACCGGTGCAACATCTATTTTTGGTCCGCAAAAAGGGGTGAAGCAGGCTATGATTGAGCCTTTGGATGCTGGTATGCGACACTTTGCGGATGTAACTGAGCGGCTAAAAGGTAAGCGTTTGCATGATCTTCGTGGTGCTGGTGCAGCAGGTGGCAGTGCAGGGGCGTTGGTTGCCTACTGCGACGCTGAAGTAGCAAGTGGGATTGAGGTGGTGCTAGAAGCTATAGGTTTTGCAAAGCATCTTTCATCCGTCGATTTTATCGTCACAGGGGAAGGGAAGACCGATCGGCAGACGCTTAACGGTAAGGCGTTGCTCGGCGTAGCGAAGCTGGCAAAAGACTATAAAGTGCCGGTGTACGTCATTTCGGGTTCTGTTGAAAAAGAAGCGCTCGATCCACTAGGTGAATGGTTTACGGGACTGGATGAGTTGAATGATGGTCGCCCGGTAGCTGAATTGATGGTGAATGCTTCAGAAATTTTGAGGCAAAAGACAGAGGAAATTTTCTCGGATAGGCATATGTAAGCTGCGAGTAGGGTAGGTAAAAACTAAGGAGGTGGTCATATGATTCAAAGTGCTTTAGATTGGCTGGTAGGTCCGGCGAATAATTTCATTTGGACATATATTTTAATTGGACTATTATTGGTTGCAGGTGTTTATTTTACGATTCGTACGAAGTTTGTACAAGTGCGTTTATTTGGTGAAATGTTCCGTTTGATTGTGGAGAAAAAAGATAATAACGATGGTGTGTCTCCGTTCCAGGCATTTACGATCAGTGCGGCATCACGTGTCGGTACGGGCAACGTGGCAGGAGTAGCTCTTGCGATTGGAATTGGTGGACCGGGCGCGGTATTTTGGATGTGGATCATTGCGGTGATCGGCATGGCGACGGCGTTCATTGAGAGTACGCTTGCACAAGTGTATAAAGTGAAGGATGGAGATACATTCCGTGGAGGACCGGCGTATTATATGCAAAAAGCGCTCGGGCAACGGAAGTTA encodes:
- a CDS encoding response regulator transcription factor, coding for MVERILIVEDEESIARVLQLELEFEKYETGIAHTGTDGLILFREQSWDLVLLDLMLPGLNGLDVLRRIRSHDSDTPVLLLTAKNDVEDKVKGLDLGANDYITKPFEIEELLARIRTALRVAGHDKSTQGDPDLLEFADLSLHQLSRDVTRGGHPIELTPREFDLLQHLLKHPNQVLTREQLLDAVWGYDYYGDTNVVDVYIRYVRKKIDVGEVPLIQTVRGVGYVLKEPVHEA
- a CDS encoding recombinase family protein, which gives rise to MEQRKFGYIRVSSKDQKEDRQLEAMKRLGINERDIYLDKQSGKNFERVNYQLLKMIIRKGDILYIHSLDRFGRNKEGILQEWNDLTKNIEADIVVLDMPLLDTTRYKDNMGTFIADLVLQILSWMAEEERERIRKRQREGIDLALKKGVRFGRPTVHVTEEFKEVYKRWKSGELTAVKAMQEAQVKKTSFYKLVKVLEKEIAKTL
- a CDS encoding chemotaxis protein; this encodes MANDSGILLESGTNELEIVGFEMGGNRYGINVIKVKEIIMPLAITPIPHAHFAVEGIIQLRGEVLPVVSMEKILGMAPSATPSEEKYIVASFNKQTVVFQVHNVTQIHRISWNQIEKPSGIYAAENSQVIGVIKLDGEMLLLLDFEKIILDINPDAGINVEQVKKLGKRERSDKRILIAEDSPLLRKLLHDTLNEAGYMNLDFYENGQDAFDYLESLVAADVDIKKEVQLVITDIEMPQMDGHHFTRRIRENPKLAGLPIIIFSSLITDDLKHKGISVGADDQVSKPEIAELVLKIDKYIL
- a CDS encoding EAL domain-containing protein, yielding MFTPPDTELYNELLGTISTNLLLVGLLVMAFASYTTMALYERMQKPSFFRREVWLVLTSLSLAFGMWAMHFVWMNAVSLPLEMGVNYAIGILSFIPAFFSALLAFYLVDGPMKSCWRYTLAAVILAEGMTAMHFIGMQAMIVEAVIFYDWQLLLAGNIVGGLFVYLMLRFISSSNRPMVRKLMAPIFLTIGTVMMHYLGLIGTKFYTGSDQSFADHTVSHMGVMNTFIGIGVGILLVGMLLTTYIDGYVDYWIQNFDVLTKLPNRRKWERKLGDEQAIGDIAIWNFPDLPRINQLYGYQVGDAFLQDVAAVFTKWKPQYAQLYRVSGNRFLFYVDQTGRTVDFYKSLIVIQTQLDRLLLIKRKEMRYTCGLANADAEKTVKHLYKDAMRVVERATEAREWGLRTFNPAVHGVSYEQDVLRDITKALDDNQLYLVYQPKIVGKTEAFDSVEALLRWKHPELGVISPAVFVPILERDGRMGEVTDWIIREVCEQIHAWDGRKIFVPQVAINIPGDYVANPQLLDTLWKETQTHCIEPNRIELEITETSTAKSIGQAIAAMKRFKRYGFSVALDDFGTGVSSLSYLQQLPITTLKIDKSFADIVPASLKECAVLHAILMIGQSMDLRMVVEGVEKKSQVDFLLNLQPDLIFQGYYYARPMAADQLVDWLAEWKQAKVVQQ
- a CDS encoding nucleoside triphosphate pyrophosphohydrolase, yielding MPIYNKLVRNLIPAIIEKDGKTCVTKTLDASDYSIEVTKKMREELAEYERAETTQDSLEELADLLELIHAAATIHGASIEELETIRASKATIRGGFDKRIFLVEVHDD
- a CDS encoding DEAD/DEAH box helicase family protein; the encoded protein is MTKLRLLTRHLIKDLTTLTAEADTIYWLTAFLMKTGVNEVLPALREAATRGAEIKILAGDYLSITQPDALQLLIDELPTAEIHLVESGGTSFHPKAYLFKSADQSTVIIGSSNLSKSALTNGVEWNLYAPSTVDAELFETAADEFMKMFLSPNTVKLNKEQIERYRERFDETNKALPFSATLDPQTEIEMTFGATAQQQIAEPSDTYLSSKLTPRPAQQLALDALHETVESGYEKALTVLATGLGKTYLAAFFAKSYSRVLFIAHREELLIQAQHSFTRVFPDRTSGIYNGREKQHDTDIVFASMQTLARHYHLTQFAPDAFDLIIVDEFHHAAATTYERVLDYFQPSFLLGLTATPDRLDNKDVYSLCDGNVAISIHFLDAIRRNWLSPFIYYGVWDDTDYSQLKWRNNRYDEEELLRLQLRESYADAVLNAWIKQKQTRTIGFCSSIRQAIYLHEHFTQAGFRSLALHSNIDRHTRTSARTLLENGELDIIFTVDLFNEGVDIPSVDTLLFVRPTESLTVFTQQIGRGLRIADGKSHCVIIDLIGNYRNARKKFQVFHEDSDLPAKITNDTFTEPHYFDFHFDTAVINLLEVMKQNEPIQQRLLYAYFDLKTELGRRPSYLEFHLKANEDAEEIKKKFKTYALFLQAAGELNEAEQEVLTLYKDWLIEVSRTSMTKSYKMVVLHYMLTKGPSAWYEPVTAEEVAPFFHRYLMEKRYRREADFSDKQGKSLYVYEEGRVSRLIANMPMRKWSDASKGLITFEDGWFAPQLVVAEEHEGVLFEWVKEICEYRLWRYFGRK